The sequence GAAGACCTCGCGCTGGCGCTGGGCGATGCGGCCGTTCGGATTGATCTGCAGCTCGTCGCCCAGGTACATGCCCGCCCGGTAGACGTAATCGGCCATCTTGAGCGCCGCGTAGCGATCCATGAGGAAGGGGTTGTGCATCGCCTCGGTCATCATGCCGAGGAGCTGGATCCCCTGCCGGGTCCAGATGCCGACCAAATCCGCCATCGCGTCGTAGGCATGGGCGAAGAAGATGTCGCCGTCCTTGTGCTTGGTGGGCGGCATATACTTGAGCGGATGCTTCGGGAAGCAGCCGCGGATCAGGTAGGCCTGCGCCAGCTCCCAGAGGAGCGTATCGGGATAGGCGGTGTCGATCTCGAAGGAGTGGCCGAGGCCGATCAGCTCGTCGGGCAGGCCCGCGCGGTGGGCGAAGGCCTCGTTGATGAACTGGGAGGCGACCACCTGGTGCGCCGCCTCGTAGGCGTCGGCGGTGGTGATGTAGTTGTCCTCGCCGGTGTTGATGAGGATGCCGGCGTAGGCGCAGATCCGCCGCGAGAAATACTGGTCGACCATCGTCCGCCGCGGGTTGATGTCGCGGAAGAGGATGCCGTACATCGCGTCGTTGAGCAGGTGGTCGAGCCCCTCGTACGCAGCCATGAAGGCGATCTCCGGCATGCAGAGGCCGGAGGAGTAATTGACGAGGTGGATGTAGCGCCCGAGCTTCTTCGACTCGTCGTCGAGGGCCTCCCGCATGATGCGGAAGTTCTCCTGGGTGGCGAAGGTGCCGCCGAAGCCCTCGGTGGTGGCGCCGTGGGGGACGTAGTCGAGGAGCGACTGCGCGGTGGAGCGGATCACCGCGATGATGTCCGCGCCGTTCTGCGCAGCGGAGCGGGCCTGGATCACGTCGTCGTAGATGTTGCCGGTGGCGACGATGAGGTATTTGAGCGGCGCGTCGGGGGTGGAGCCGATCGTGAGCTGCTTCTTGAGGTCGTCGCGCGCCTGCACGCGGCGCTGGAGCTCGCCCATGGCAGCCTCGGCCTCGCGGCGCATCTCGTCGCGGATCGCCTGCTCCTCCCGTGGATCGAGGGGCTTCTTCAGCTCCTCGGTGGGAAGGCGGGTGAGCATCTCGATCATCTCGACGGGCGATCGGCCGCCCATGCGCATCGCGCGGCCGAGCCAGTAGGCGGCGCCCTTGTCGAGGACACCGGCCTCCTGGAGGCGATCGACGAAGAGGTTGGCCAGCGGCACGCCCTGCGGCCCCGCTCCCGAGAGGCCGAGGAGGCGCAGCACGGTGCGCTCGGTGGAGACGGTGGTGTGGCGCTCGATGAACTCGAAGGTCGAGGCGGTGATCTTCCAGGCCAGGGCACGGGCCCGCTCGATCTGCGCGGGATCGACGAAGATCTGCGGCGGAGCGTGCGGACCGGGCCGGGGCGGAATCGTCTGGGGCATCGCGTGCGTGGACATAAGGCGCGCAATATGCACGCCCGCTCTGTCGCCCGCAACGCAATCGGCCCGGGGCTCAGTGCACGCAGCGTGTCAGCAAATCTCGCAAACCCGCCGGTCGGCATCAGCGCAACAGGGCGTCCCAGTCGACCGGCTCACCGAGCTCGTAGCGCCACACGTCGGCGCCGGATCGGGCGCGCAGGTTCCGCAGCGCGGCCTCGATCGCCTCCACGCCGGTGCGGCCCCGAACGGCGGGCCGCAGCTCGTCCGCCTCGGGGCCGACGCGCGTGAGGCAGCGGCCCTCCTCGCAGGCGGGTTCGTCCACCGCCACCGGCGTTCGCGACGGAGCGATGACGCGGAACGCCCTGCCCCAGCGCCAGCCGTCGACGAGGCCGAGGAGACCGTGAACCTCGTAGATCACGCGATCGGGCGCCGGCGCGGCTGCCGGCTCCGCCGGCTCGAAGCGCTCCACCAGGACCGAGCGCATCCCGGCGGCCCGGGCAGCGGCCACGTCGCGCAGGCGGGAGTTGCCGACGTAGATCGCCTCGTGGGGCTCGACGCCGAGGCGGTCGCAGGCCCTGCGGAGGATGGCGGGGTCCGGCTTGCCGATCCCCTCCTCGCCGGAGATGAGCACCTCGTCGAAGAAGGCGCCGAGACCGCTGGCCACCAGCTTCTCGCGCTGGACCTCGGCGGCGCCGTTGGTGACGCAGGCCAGGGCGAGGGCGCGGTCCCGCAGGGAGGCCAGAAGGCCTTCTGCGTCCGGGAAGGGCCGCAGCCGCACCCGGCGCTCGGCGGCATACCGCGCGTCGAGTTCCAGGGGCGCGAGGGGCGAGCGCCGCCCCAGGGCGGCCAGCGCATCGGTCCAGACCAGGTGGCGGAGGGTCTCGGCGAGGGCGGGCAGGCCGGGGAGTTGCTTCTGCGAGGCGGGGCCGAATCGGCCCCAGAGGCACTCTTCCCAGGTCACCCCGAAGCGGGAGTCGAAGCCGGATCGGTCGAGGACCCGGTAGCGCGCACTGGCGACCGCTTCGAGGGCCTCGGCGAGCGTTCCCGGGGGAACCTCGAGGCGCTCCTCGGCAGGTCCGCAGGTGGCGGCGAGGGCGGCTCGAATCGCTTCGGCCTCTGGAAGCAGGGTGTCGTCGAGGTCGAAGAGAACGGCCCGGAGCATCCCATCACGATGGAGTTCGGGACCGGGGGGTTGCAAGCCCGCTTTTCATCGGGGCCGATGGTTGGCAGGATGCGCGCCCTTTCGGAGCCACCATGCTGATCACCAGAGCCCTCGCCATCCTCGGATTCGTCATCTTCGCCGTGCTCGGCCTCGGCCTCTGGCTCCAGCAGAAGGGCAGCCCGATGGGGGCCAGCATTCTCTGGGGCCTGGTGGGCGGCGTGGTCACCGCCATCTCGGCAGTGGGCGGCGCGTGGTGGGCGGAGGTGAAGAACCTCAAGCCGAACCAGGCCCTGGCCATCGTCGTCGTGGGCATGCTCGGCAGGATGCTCTTCCTCGGCGCCTGGGCGCTGGTGGCCATCGCGGTGGGAGGCGTGGACGGCCTCGGCTTCCTGGGAGGATTCGGGGCGGTCTATCTGGTCGGGCAGGTGCTGGAGGTCTGGATGCTCAACCGGCTGAAGGGCGACCAGCCGTCGTAGCCTGCGGGCGCAGTGTCTACCGCCG comes from Vulgatibacter sp. and encodes:
- a CDS encoding HAD family hydrolase yields the protein MLRAVLFDLDDTLLPEAEAIRAALAATCGPAEERLEVPPGTLAEALEAVASARYRVLDRSGFDSRFGVTWEECLWGRFGPASQKQLPGLPALAETLRHLVWTDALAALGRRSPLAPLELDARYAAERRVRLRPFPDAEGLLASLRDRALALACVTNGAAEVQREKLVASGLGAFFDEVLISGEEGIGKPDPAILRRACDRLGVEPHEAIYVGNSRLRDVAAARAAGMRSVLVERFEPAEPAAAPAPDRVIYEVHGLLGLVDGWRWGRAFRVIAPSRTPVAVDEPACEEGRCLTRVGPEADELRPAVRGRTGVEAIEAALRNLRARSGADVWRYELGEPVDWDALLR
- a CDS encoding lysine 5,6-aminomutase subunit alpha, which encodes MPQTIPPRPGPHAPPQIFVDPAQIERARALAWKITASTFEFIERHTTVSTERTVLRLLGLSGAGPQGVPLANLFVDRLQEAGVLDKGAAYWLGRAMRMGGRSPVEMIEMLTRLPTEELKKPLDPREEQAIRDEMRREAEAAMGELQRRVQARDDLKKQLTIGSTPDAPLKYLIVATGNIYDDVIQARSAAQNGADIIAVIRSTAQSLLDYVPHGATTEGFGGTFATQENFRIMREALDDESKKLGRYIHLVNYSSGLCMPEIAFMAAYEGLDHLLNDAMYGILFRDINPRRTMVDQYFSRRICAYAGILINTGEDNYITTADAYEAAHQVVASQFINEAFAHRAGLPDELIGLGHSFEIDTAYPDTLLWELAQAYLIRGCFPKHPLKYMPPTKHKDGDIFFAHAYDAMADLVGIWTRQGIQLLGMMTEAMHNPFLMDRYAALKMADYVYRAGMYLGDELQINPNGRIAQRQREVFDDALAMLEQAAEDGMFNAIAKGEFAGVKRSETGGKGLAGVVEKAADYCNPVLDLLEEKTGVVLPDGRTVAKAEVAR